The Tolypothrix sp. NIES-4075 DNA window GATGTAGAACAAAAAGCGAGCGTTGAGCAACATAGAGAAAGCGAACAAGGCATACAGTAAAGGTGCATGTCGGTGCTGAATTAACTCCCTAAAACTCAAAGCAAACCATGCCACCAATAACGGTAAAAGCCAAGCCATATTCCCCAAAGGGTGGAAAACAACATCGGAACAGCACGTCAACCGACGCGCTATTAAAAACCATAAAAATACAAAAAATAAAACCACAAGCGACTTGACTGCAAGCCTTACCCATCGAGAACTGAGTATCCACTCTGGTCTAAACAGCCACCTCGTAGCTACGGAAGCAACGCAAACTACTAGCAAAGCAGCTAGACCAATTTTAAAAGCATTCTCCCAAATGTTGATTCGCAACAAAACCAAACCTAATAAAGAGAAAGCGACACTCACAATTCCCTCAATTACTATCTCGTATCGATTATTGGGTATCCACTCGCGTCTAGAAAGCCAGCCAGCAGCTGCCAGTGCTAACCAAATCACCATTGAAGTAGCCGTAAAAACGCTGAAAGTACTCCTCCATATATTCAGGGTTTTGCCAGCGGAAACATCAAAAAGCCCGCTTTTGGTAAGAACCTGAGACTTGGAAACTGGCAGCATTGAACTTTGTAGCGTCTCCCAGGAAACTTGATGGGCAAGCAAAGCGAAGGGTATTATCACGCAAATTGTTGCAATTGAAATTACTAACATGCTACGTACTACCACGCCCTTGAGATTTATGGGACGCAGGTTTGCACCAACCAACACACCCACCAGCGCAGATACTCCGTATTCTTGCTTAGAAAGTCCGGCTAATCCGCAGGCGATCGCAGCTGCTATTAGCCATTTGGTTTTGCCAGTATGTCCGTAGCGGTCAACAGCAGTAAAAGCCAGCAAGCAAAATACCGTCCCATAGACCGTACCGTAACTATAAGGAACGATCAGATTAAACAGCCCTCCTGGAGTGAAAGCACAGTATATCAGCACGCAGATTGTGCAGAGTGCTGCCCAAGGCTTATTGGTAAGCCGAAGAGTCAATTGATAAGTAAGGAAGGTTACTGCCAATGCCAAGACCAAACCAACTGCGTAGAAAACTTCTAAGTGATGCCCAAACAGCAGCAGTGCAAGCGCATTCATGTAGTAAGGCAGAGGTCCGTAGTAATTTTGCAAGTCGCGGTATAGTACTTCCCCTGCCAGCAAGCGAGCGGTTGTCTCGGCTTCTTGCCCGGTATCAAATATCGGATGTGCTAATTTGCCCCAACTGACGAACGCCAGCAAGATAAAACAAGCAAGTACAAAAAATAACCACGGATCAGTTTGTAAAATATTTACCTGACGATGCTTTTTAACACTCGGCAAGTCAGAGTCAGCAGGATAGACCATATTTCTTCTTATCTCCTTGACTGATATAAAAATACAAAACTAATACTTTACCTTGGCAGAGCAGCTTAGTTGCATTATCAATTTTGTTTGCACTTAAGCAATATATACGCACTATATAATATGCTTAGATAGACCTGTATAAAATTCAAAGCAGTTTCTCAAAATATAACCTAGTAAAGTGTCAGCTAATACAAAGTTCCTTAATATAAAAAATCCTTTAAATAAGTAAACAAATGGTTAGCATCTTTACAACTCAACAGCCAAATAATGGCAACGCCACCGATGGTGTGGAATATGAACTCGGAATGAAGTTCCGAAGCGCCCAGAATGGTCAGATTGTCGCGATTCGCTTTTGGAAAGCGCCTAGCGAGAGTGGCACTCATGTTGGCAAAATCTGGTCAACATCAAATACTCTTTTGGCAAGTATAACTTTCGCCAACGAGACGGCTTCGGGTTGGCAGCAGCAGGCTCTGTCTTCTCCGCTGACAATAAGCGCTAATACTACTTATGTGGTAAGCGTTAACACAGCCAATACCTATTTCCCGATTACCGTTCAAGGGTTGGCAAGCTCGGTGGTGAATGGAAATGTGAGTTCAGTTGCTGATGGTTCAAATGGAGTGTACGGCAATGTGAATGCAATGCCTACTAATTCCTACAATAGTTCCAACTATTTCCGCGACATTGTATTTACTGCTCAAGTGACTGCTAGTATCACTAAAGTCAGTGGTGATAATCAACAGGGAGCAGTAGGAACTGCCTTACCCAACCCATTGGTTGTCCAAGTTAAAAACGGTTCTGGCAATCCACAAGTGGGAGTTACAGTTAACTTTACAGTTACTAATGGCGGAGGAACTGTTTCACCCACCAGTGCCGTAACTGATGCCAACGGTAAGGCAAGCACGGTGCTGACTTTGGGAACAACTCCTGCAACAAATAATACCGTGAGTGCAACAGCTGCCAACATTGGCACGGTTATTTTCAGTGCCTTAGCCGAACCAACGAACCCTAATCCTATTTATCTAGAAAACAAAAAACCGGGCACTACAAACTGGAAAATCACCAACCAGTCAACTAGTAATGAAATTGTCGGCTATGCCACAGCAAGTAGCGTAAATAAAGGCGGTTCGCTGCCAATCAAGGTTTCCCTAGCACAGCCCGGACAATTTACAATCGATATCTACCGCTTGGGCTATTACCAAGGTAATGGAGGACGACTGATAGTTAGCAGCGGATCGCTCAGTGGCATCACCCAACCTGCCTTGACACTTACAGACTCAGCTACCAAGCTATATGAAGCTACGAATTGGTCAACCTCCTATACTGTTGCTGTAGGCAATGACTGGACGAGCGGGCTGTATATTGCCAAATTAACAGAACAGGCAACAGGTAAGCAGTCACAAGTGTGGTTTGTTGTCCGCGATGACAGCAGAAACTCAGATATTATTTTCCAAAGCAGCTTTACTACCTACTTTGCATACAACAACACTGGTGGTTACAGCATTTACGCGTATCAGAGTGTCGGCGGTCAAAGAGGATACAAGGTTTCTAGCGATCGCCCGCTGTCAATGACTACCTTTGGATGGGATCACTACAACCAAATGACTCTTTGGGAACGCAATATGGTGCGTTGGTTGGAGTCTCAAAGTTATGACGTTTCTTATATCACAAATATCGACTTTCAGACCAACTCGCAAATATTACAGGGGCACAAAGTATTTTTATCAGTTGGTCATGACGAGTACTGGTCGTTAGAACAACGCAATGCTGTTGAACAAGCCCGCAGTTCTAAAATCAACTTGGCGTTTTTCTCATCCAATACAGCCTATTGGCGGGTGCGCTTTGAAAATTCAAATGGAGGGCAAGCCAACCGAGTCATGGTGTGTTACAAAGACACGACAGATCCGGTTGCGCCGACAAACAAGTGGAGAAGTACCCAGAACAACCGACCAGAAAACGCATTGCTGGGAATTATGTACACAGGCGATCGCGATGACTTGTATTACACTTGGGGCGATCCTAACGGCAGCACCAATAGCTACAGTGGCTACGACTTTGTAGTTGCTAATAGTTCAGACCCATATTACGCCAACACCAATCTGACCAACGGTAGCAAATTGACTCAGTTGATCGCCTTTGAGTGGGATTCGATTGTCAACAACGGTGCGGCTCCAAGTGGTTTGGTGATTCTGGGACAGTCCTCAGTTAGCCCAACTAATGTGGATGAGGATTTGCCCGCTGGAACTAATACACAAGTATCTCATGCAGTCCGCTACACCGCCGCCAGTGGAGCCAAAGTATTTTCCACCGGCTCCAATCAGTGGATGTGGGGATTAGATAGCGATCGCATCACTCCACCCAGAGAAGATAACCGCGTTAAACAAATTGCTGTCAACGTGTTTGCAGATATGGGAGCTAAACCTCAGACTCCAGGAGCTGGCATAATTGTCCCTTAACAATATGACCAAGAGTTCTTGAAAGAGGAGGCAGTGCGGTCTTGGGGTTTCCCCAAGTGGAGCATCTGCCGTGAAAGGAAAAAAGGAGTTCATGTCAAGAAAAATCCGCATGAAAAAATAAAATAAAACTCTTTATTTCTTACACCTTTTGCCTTTACCCTTTCAAGAACTCTTCCTTGACGCATTGCTTATTGCTATAGCACAGGAGGGAAGAGAAAATGAATTTGAGAATCAGACGACGAAGATTTGGGCAGATAGCGATATTAAGTGCTGCCTTCAGTGCGATCGCCAACTTCGCAGGTAAGACCGTTGCACAGCAATCACAATCAATTATTTATGGGGTGAGTCTTACCGCTAGCAGCAGCATTATCAACATCGGCATCAAGATTGGAGAACTCATCGATATCAACATTAGCCCAGCAATAACCCTAATTAGTTCCGACTTAGTGAGTGGTAGGGATCTGGCAACCATTCAACTACCGGGTATAAGTCTTAACAACCTGGATACGTTGATTGAGACTGCCAATAAAGCCTTATTTACCGAGCCTAGCGAGCGGTTAATTGCTTTGACTCCCTTAGCCGATGGTTCATTCGTTATTGCCTCTGTTGCATCCACAAAAACGGGTAATGTCAATCGCGTCATAGTTATTGATGCTAAGTCTACTAGACCTCTAAGAGCTCTAAGAGTATCAGGATTCAGAAGAGTTAATGGCACGCTTGAAAGTTTAGTCGCAATCAAAGAAAACAACTTGCTCGGTGTAGTTAGCTTGAATGAAGGCACTCCGCCTTTTGATTTGGTAAATTTTGACTTGAACTCCGCCAAATTAAATTATAGTGACGATCTACCAATACTTGCAGCGAACCTGCGATTTAGCAACCTTGCCCAAGCCCCAGATAATACAATTTACGCTACTACCCTCAGCTCGCAAGGTGGTACAACTCTGGTACAGTTGGACTTAGAAAATAAGGCGATCGTTACTGGTAGAGGAAAAATTATCAGACTGTCGGAATTGAAATATGAGGGTAAACCTTTGGAAAATGATTTACTCAGCCTAGCGGTTGATAGATCCGGTCAAGTATTTGCCCTTGCTAACCCCACTAATGAGAAAACCAATTCTTTATTTAGTGTCGATGTGAAAAGTGGAGAAATGAAGTTTGTGAGAAAATTTGCGGCTGATAAGATTGCCTTTGCTCGTGCATAAGGTAAATCAAAGATACTCAAATATAAAGCAACATAATCAAAACAGCCTAATCATACAAGCATTTATCCTTAACCCCTTTGTCTCTCGGCAAAGGGGTTTTTAGCGACTGGGGGTAATCAACCAGATATAAACTATACAGTTCTCAGTTGGGTGAAAAAATTAAATATTCTTCGGAACGTTCGCTATATACCGCAACTTGCTATTAGGAGGCAAAAATATGCATTTACAACCTTTAGAGTTGGAAATAACAGAAAATAGACAATCGATAAGCATTATAGTTCCCTGCTTTAATGAGTCTGAAGGAATTGAGTCTTTAAAGAAAAAACTAATGCCAGTATTGACAAAGCTGCGCTTAACTAGGTCAGTGGAAGTTATTTTAGTTGACGATGGTAGTACAGACGATACTTTTTTCAAGTTAGAGCAATATTTTGGACAAATTGCCCAAATAATCCGCCATCCGAAAAACAAAGGTCTCTCGGCAGCCATACAAACAGGATTAGTGTACTCTATAAATGATATTGTTTGCACAATCGATAGTGATTGCACTTACGATCCCCAACAGTTGATTTCGCTTTTAGATTTGATGCGTGCTGATGTTGATATTGTCACGGCTTCTCCATATCATCCCAAAGGTCATGTAAAAAATGTTCCGAGTTGGCGTCTGTTTCTCAGTAAAGGGTTGTCACTGCTTTACAGACTTGTATTGCCACAAAAGCTCTATACCTATACAGCTATGTTTAGAGCATATCGTCGTGAAGTTCTAGAGACAGTACCAATTACTTATCCAGGCTTTCTCGGTCTTGTAGAAATTTTAGCTGAAGCGATGTTGCGCGGATATAAGGTTGTCGAGTATCCAGCCGAATTAAGCAGTCGGATTTTTGGGCAATCGAAGTTACGTGTAGCTAGAGTTATTTGGAATCACTTAAAGTATATTAGTAAGCTGATCAGCCGACAAATCTTTCAACATAAAAAAGCCAAAAATATGCAATATTATAAGTATACTAAAAATGACTTATGAAAATCGTTACTATATTGGGTGCAAGACCACAATTTATTAAAGCATCTGTAGTCAGTTCTGCTTTTCAACGTGCTGGAATAAATGAAATTATTATTCATACAGGGCAGCACTTTGATTCATTAATGTCCGATATATTTTTTCAAGATTTAGACTTGCCTCAGCCCCAATATCACTTAAACATTCATAGCCTGAATCATTCAGCAATGACAGGTAGAATGATGGAGAAAATAGAGGAATTACTTGATGATAAACCTGATTGGATGTGCGTTTACGGAGATACGAATTCAACATTAGCAGGTGCTTTGGTTGCTGCAAAGCTGCATATACCAATTGCACATATAGAAGCTGGACTGCGAAGCTTTAATCGGCAAATGCCTGAAGAAGTTAATCGGGTTGTAACCGATCATCTTGCACAACTTCTTTTTGCTCCGACAACTTTGGCAGTTCAATGTCTTGAAAACGAGGGGATTTCTCAAGGAGTCCACTTAGTTGGAGACGTAATGATGGATGCTATTTTGCAGTATCAAGCTAAAGCAAAGCAAACATCTGATATTCTCGCAAGACATCAGTTGAGCCTGAATGAATTTTACCTTGCTACTGTTCACCGACCCAGCAATACAGACGATCGCGTGCGTCTGAGTTATATCCTCGACAGTTTCACGAAACTGGATCGTCCGGTTGTTTTTCCGATCCATCCTCGAACCCAAGCTCAAATTCACAAAATGGAATTGAGTCATTATCTAACTGCTGACTCAATAGTAGCGATACCACCAGTTAGTTATCTTGATATGCTAGCACTCTTAAGTGCTTGCCGTTGTATAATTACCGATTCTGGAGGTATACAAAAAGAAGCTTATATTTTTGGGCGTCCCTGCTTTACTCTGCGAAATGAAACTGAATGGAAAGAGACTGTAGATATCGGCTGGAATCAACTGGTACAACCGGAAAATTTAAGTGAATCGATTGCAAACTTCACGCGACCATCTGAATGCCCTAAACTTTATGGAAATGGTGATGCAGCAACCCAAATTACTCAAATACTACTTAACTTATAATAATTGCTAAATTATATATGGTATAGCAATCCTAAATGATTCGTGACATTCTCTGTTTATTTCTTTCCTTGGCGTTCTTGGCTTCTTGGCGGTTCGTTTTCAAAGAAAATCTTACAACTCATTTAGGACTGCTATATTTTTGTACTCTTAAGCAGACAAGGGCGTTAGTGTAATTTAAGACAAGGATAGAGAGCGTGTCAGATACTGTAATTCAAGTTGAAAACCTGAGCAAAAAATATATAATTGGTCATCAGCAGCAAGAGAAACATTCAACTTTAAGAGATGCTTTGGTTTATGGAGCCAAATCTCTCGGTTCCAAATTACTAAATTTTTCTACATATAAAGACTTATCACCAACATCCGAAGATTTTTGGGCACTCAAAGATATTTCTTTTGAAATCAA harbors:
- a CDS encoding ArnT family glycosyltransferase; translated protein: MVYPADSDLPSVKKHRQVNILQTDPWLFFVLACFILLAFVSWGKLAHPIFDTGQEAETTARLLAGEVLYRDLQNYYGPLPYYMNALALLLFGHHLEVFYAVGLVLALAVTFLTYQLTLRLTNKPWAALCTICVLIYCAFTPGGLFNLIVPYSYGTVYGTVFCLLAFTAVDRYGHTGKTKWLIAAAIACGLAGLSKQEYGVSALVGVLVGANLRPINLKGVVVRSMLVISIATICVIIPFALLAHQVSWETLQSSMLPVSKSQVLTKSGLFDVSAGKTLNIWRSTFSVFTATSMVIWLALAAAGWLSRREWIPNNRYEIVIEGIVSVAFSLLGLVLLRINIWENAFKIGLAALLVVCVASVATRWLFRPEWILSSRWVRLAVKSLVVLFFVFLWFLIARRLTCCSDVVFHPLGNMAWLLPLLVAWFALSFRELIQHRHAPLLYALFAFSMLLNARFLFYIGFYAIYGVTALILFFTFLYNLAEKSGLPISRFLLICLLIGGGMNLVELGQYRYAVRSPEGTIYTKYPDLAVAFNQTIKYINASKAKSVLVVPAGATLNFLTATHSPSEETIFLPGVVPTPDAEREFIDRMKNKPPSLIVYVHVPFWWLQPGYQSYAEFNPLIDQWITKEHQLVYSSPQMLGFGNGKEWAINIYASK
- a CDS encoding N,N-dimethylformamidase beta subunit family domain-containing protein, giving the protein MVSIFTTQQPNNGNATDGVEYELGMKFRSAQNGQIVAIRFWKAPSESGTHVGKIWSTSNTLLASITFANETASGWQQQALSSPLTISANTTYVVSVNTANTYFPITVQGLASSVVNGNVSSVADGSNGVYGNVNAMPTNSYNSSNYFRDIVFTAQVTASITKVSGDNQQGAVGTALPNPLVVQVKNGSGNPQVGVTVNFTVTNGGGTVSPTSAVTDANGKASTVLTLGTTPATNNTVSATAANIGTVIFSALAEPTNPNPIYLENKKPGTTNWKITNQSTSNEIVGYATASSVNKGGSLPIKVSLAQPGQFTIDIYRLGYYQGNGGRLIVSSGSLSGITQPALTLTDSATKLYEATNWSTSYTVAVGNDWTSGLYIAKLTEQATGKQSQVWFVVRDDSRNSDIIFQSSFTTYFAYNNTGGYSIYAYQSVGGQRGYKVSSDRPLSMTTFGWDHYNQMTLWERNMVRWLESQSYDVSYITNIDFQTNSQILQGHKVFLSVGHDEYWSLEQRNAVEQARSSKINLAFFSSNTAYWRVRFENSNGGQANRVMVCYKDTTDPVAPTNKWRSTQNNRPENALLGIMYTGDRDDLYYTWGDPNGSTNSYSGYDFVVANSSDPYYANTNLTNGSKLTQLIAFEWDSIVNNGAAPSGLVILGQSSVSPTNVDEDLPAGTNTQVSHAVRYTAASGAKVFSTGSNQWMWGLDSDRITPPREDNRVKQIAVNVFADMGAKPQTPGAGIIVP
- a CDS encoding glycosyltransferase family 2 protein, whose translation is MHLQPLELEITENRQSISIIVPCFNESEGIESLKKKLMPVLTKLRLTRSVEVILVDDGSTDDTFFKLEQYFGQIAQIIRHPKNKGLSAAIQTGLVYSINDIVCTIDSDCTYDPQQLISLLDLMRADVDIVTASPYHPKGHVKNVPSWRLFLSKGLSLLYRLVLPQKLYTYTAMFRAYRREVLETVPITYPGFLGLVEILAEAMLRGYKVVEYPAELSSRIFGQSKLRVARVIWNHLKYISKLISRQIFQHKKAKNMQYYKYTKNDL
- the wecB gene encoding non-hydrolyzing UDP-N-acetylglucosamine 2-epimerase, encoding MKIVTILGARPQFIKASVVSSAFQRAGINEIIIHTGQHFDSLMSDIFFQDLDLPQPQYHLNIHSLNHSAMTGRMMEKIEELLDDKPDWMCVYGDTNSTLAGALVAAKLHIPIAHIEAGLRSFNRQMPEEVNRVVTDHLAQLLFAPTTLAVQCLENEGISQGVHLVGDVMMDAILQYQAKAKQTSDILARHQLSLNEFYLATVHRPSNTDDRVRLSYILDSFTKLDRPVVFPIHPRTQAQIHKMELSHYLTADSIVAIPPVSYLDMLALLSACRCIITDSGGIQKEAYIFGRPCFTLRNETEWKETVDIGWNQLVQPENLSESIANFTRPSECPKLYGNGDAATQITQILLNL